A region from the Phycodurus eques isolate BA_2022a chromosome 12, UOR_Pequ_1.1, whole genome shotgun sequence genome encodes:
- the LOC133410506 gene encoding C-X-C chemokine receptor type 4-like gives MDFYLFDNSSDNISEESGDFDLDFQEPCSQALSNDFKTIFLPTVYGIIIVLGIVGNGLVVIVMGYQKKVKTMTDKYRLHLSVADLLFVLTLPFWAVDAARNWYFGSFLCVFVHMIYTVNLYSSVLILAFISLDRYLAVVRATNSQATRKLLASKIIYVGVWLPATVLTVPDLVFARTQDKASSNFLLMSNESMEMADSRIICQRIYPQESSLTWTVVFRFQHILVGFVLPGLVILICYCILIAKLSKGAKGQALKKKALKTTVILILCFFSCWLPYCVGLFLDTLMMLNVVTPSCDLEQAVEKWISITEALAYFHCCLNPILYAFLGVKFKKSARSALTVNSRSSQKATLMTKKRGQISSVSTESESSSVLSS, from the coding sequence ATGGACTTCTACTTATTCGACAACAGTTCTGACAACATCTCAGAGGAGTCTGGAGACTTCGACCTGGATTTTCAGGAGCCATGCAGCCAAGCGCTCAGCAACGACTTCAAAACGATTTTCCTCCCCACCGTTTATGGGATTATAATTGTTCTTGGCATCGTTGGCAATGGATTAGTCGTTATCGTGATGGGCTACcagaaaaaggtcaaaacaatgACAGATAAGTACCGGCTGCATCTGTCTGTGGCTGACCTGCTGTTTGTCTTGACGCTGCCCTTTTGGGCCGTGGACGCAGCCAGAAACTGGTACTTTGGAAGTTTCCTCTGCGTCTTTGTGCACATGATCTACACTGTCAACCTGTACAGCAGCGTGCTCATCCTGGCCTTTATCAGCCTGGACAGATACTTGGCTGTAGTGAGGGCCACTAACAGCCAAGCCACGAGAAAGCTGCTGGCAAGTAAAATCATCTATGTGGGCGTGTGGCTGCCTGCCACTGTCCTCACTGTACCTGACCTGGTGTTCGCCAGAACGCAAGACAAGGCCTCCTCCAACTTCCTCCTCATGAGCAATGAAAGCATGGAGATGGCCGACTCCAGGATCATCTGCCAGCGCATTTACCCCCAAGAGAGCAGCCTCACGTGGACAGTGGTTTTCCGCTTCCAGCACATCCTCGTGGGCTTCGTGCTGCCCGGCCTGGTCATTCTCATCTGCTACTGCATCCTCATCGCCAAGCTGTCAAAAGGCGCCAAGGGTCAAGCGCTGAAGAAGAAAGCCCTGAAGACCACGGTCATCCTCATCCTGTGCTTCTTCTCCTGCTGGCTGCCGTACTGCGTGGGCCTCTTTCTGGACACCCTCATGATGCTCAACGTGGTCACGCCTTCCTGTGACTTGGAACAAGCAGTGGAGAAGTGGATCTCCATCACCGAAGCCTTAGCGTACTTCCACTGCTGCCTTAACCCCATCCTCTATGCTTTCCTGGGAGTTAAATTCAAAAAGTCCGCCAGGAGCGCGTTGACAGTGAATAGCAGATCTAGTCAGAAAGCAACGCTCATGACCAAAAAGCGCGGGCAGATTTCATCAGTGTCGACGGAGTCAGAGTCTTCAAGCGTTTTGTCAAGTTAA
- the dars1 gene encoding aspartate--tRNA ligase, cytoplasmic: MTKEDVQGAAAVEEDQQAPSKKAQKKQQKEAEKAAKKAEKQAKLAGDQTNEEQDDFAKDRYGVSAMVQSQQKLDRALVLVKDLTPERADELIWLRARVHTSRAKGKQCFLVLRQQQFNVQALVAVGDRASKQMVKFAANITKESIVDVEASVRKVDQKIESCTQQDVELHIERIFVISQAEPRLPLQLEDAVRPEVEGDEEGRATVNQDTKLDNRVIDLRTTTSQAIFRLQSGVCQLFRDTLTKKGFVEIQTPKIISAASEGGANVFTVSYFKTSAYLAQSPQLYKQMCICADFDKVFCVGPVFRAEDSNTHRHLTEFVGLDIEMAFNYHYHEVIDSITDTMVQIFKGLRDNFQTEIQTVNKQFPSEPFKFLEPTLRLEYKEALAMLREAGVEMGDEEDLSTPNEKLLGRLVKEKYDTDFYVLDKYPLAVRPFYTMPDPNNPKNSNSYDMFMRGEEILSGAQRIHDAQMLTERAVHHQIDLEKIKAYIDSFRYGAPPHGGGGIGLERVCMLYLGLHNVRQTSMFPRDPKRLTP, encoded by the exons ATGACTAAAGAGGACGTTCAGGG GGCAGCGGCGGTGGAGGAGGACCAGCAGGCCCCGTCAAAGAAAGCCCAGAAGAAACAGCAAAAGGAAGCAGAGAAAGCTGCAAAAAAGGCTGAGAAACAGGCCAAGCTG GCTGGAGATCAGACAAATGAAGAACAAGAT GACTTTGCCAAGGACCGTTACGGTGTGTCAGCAATGGTCCAGTCCCAACAAAAACTGG acagggctttggtgctGGTCAAAGACCTTACTCCAGAGAGGGCCGACGAGTTGATCTGGTTGCGTGCCAGAGTTCACACCAGTAGGGCTAAAG gGAAGCAGTGTTTCTTGGTGCTACGCCAGCAGCAGTTCAACGTGCAGGCATTAGTCGCAGTGGGAGATCGTGCCAGCAAGCAGATGGTCAAGTTTGCAGCAAA cATCACCAAGGAAAGTATTGTGGATGTGGAGGCATCAGTGAGGAAAGTGGACCAGAAGATCGAGAGCTGTACCCAGCAAGATGTGGAGCTTCACATTGAGAGG atttttgtcaTCAGCCAGGCAGAGCCCCGTCTCCCGTTACAGTTGGAGGATGCTGTTAGGCCTGAAGTAGAAGGGGACGAG GAGGGAAGAGCCACAGTCAACCAGGACACCAAACTGGACAACAGAGTGATTGATCTCAGG ACCACCACCAGCCAGGCCATCTTTCGTCTGCAGTCAGGAGTGTGCCAGCTTTTCAGAGATACCCTAACCAAAAAGGGTTTCGTGGAGATTCAGACACCTAAAATCATATCAG CCGCCAGCGAGGGTGGAGCCAACGTCTTTACGGTGTCCTACTTTAAGACCAGCGCTTACCTGGCCCAGTCTCCCCAGCTGTACAAACAGATGTGCATCTGTGCAGACTTTGACAAGGTCTTCTGTGTGGGACCAG TTTTCAGAGCCGAAGACTCCAACACCCATCGTCATCTTACTGAGTTTGTGGGTTTGGATATTGAGATGGCCTTCAATTACCATTACCACGAGGTGATCGACTCAATCACTGACACCATGGTCCAGATCTTTAAGGGGCTGAGAGACAA CTTCCAGACTGAAATTCAAACTGTAAACAAGCAGTTCCCCAGCGAGCCTTTCAAGTTTCTGGAGCCGACTCTGAGACTGGAGTACAAAGAGGCGTTGGCCATGTTGCGCGAGGCCGGGGTGGAGATGGGCGACGAGGAAGACCTGAG CACGCCAAATGAAAAGCTACTTGGCCGCCTTGTCAAGGAAAAG TATGATACCGATTTCTATGTTCTGGACAAGTACCCGCTGGCTGTGAGACCTTTCTATACGATGCCGGATCCCAACAACCCT AAAAATTCCAACTCCTATGACATGTTCATGCGTGGAGAGGAAATCTTGTCTGGAGCTCAGAGAATCCACGATGCTCAGATGCTGACAGAACGGGCCGTGCATCACCAGATTG ACCTGGAGAAGATCAAGGCATACATCGACTCCTTCCGTTATGGCGCTCCTCCACATGGCGGTGGAGGCATTG GCCTGGAGAGAGTCTGCATGCTGTACCTGGGGCTCCACAACGTGCGCCAGACCTCCATGTTCCCCCGTGACCCCAAACGCCTGACACCTTGA